From a single Arthrobacter sp. SLBN-112 genomic region:
- a CDS encoding uridine kinase family protein, producing MNMKPEVGKLDAGPWQAESLEGLVGRLLPAAGQRPNRPWIVAVDGRSGAGKTSLVDRLLAQVPDSGVVHTDDVAWHLSFFDWADELRDGVLEPLLKGEEVHYRPPGWVTRERPGAIALPAGRSVVWVEGSGSSRQALSNPIDASIWVQCDNTEARRRLRARDGQEEEDLHREWEEQEIPFLLEDRPWERATVILAGRPALEHDPNTQVVTTQPAPARAEIT from the coding sequence ATGAACATGAAACCGGAAGTCGGCAAACTTGATGCGGGACCGTGGCAAGCGGAGTCGTTGGAAGGGTTGGTGGGGCGGCTGCTGCCGGCAGCAGGTCAACGTCCGAACCGTCCCTGGATTGTAGCGGTAGATGGAAGGAGCGGGGCAGGCAAAACCAGCTTGGTCGATCGTCTACTGGCCCAAGTGCCGGACTCAGGTGTCGTTCACACGGACGATGTAGCGTGGCATCTCTCGTTCTTTGACTGGGCGGATGAACTCCGTGACGGTGTCCTCGAACCCTTGCTTAAGGGCGAGGAAGTCCATTATCGTCCGCCGGGCTGGGTGACCCGAGAACGTCCAGGTGCCATAGCTCTACCCGCGGGGCGTTCCGTGGTGTGGGTAGAAGGGAGCGGATCATCACGCCAAGCGCTCTCGAATCCAATCGATGCTTCGATCTGGGTGCAGTGCGACAACACTGAAGCCCGACGTCGCCTCCGGGCACGGGATGGCCAGGAAGAAGAAGACTTGCACAGGGAATGGGAAGAACAAGAAATTCCCTTCCTACTTGAAGACCGGCCATGGGAGCGGGCCACAGTGATCCTGGCCGGAAGGCCCGCCCTGGAGCACGATCCGAATACGCAGGTAGTAACCACTCAGCCGGCGCCAGCACGCGCGGAGATCACCTAA
- a CDS encoding MFS transporter, translating into MTETLLPKKTPVRAAVAAWIGTTLEYYDFAVYGTSSALILNVLFFSPELPQGISVLLAMITFAVGYAVRPLGSLILGPLGDRRGRKFVMMITLFGIGGCTFLIGCLPTYAQIGPLAPILLVLIRVIQGLCLSGEQPSAITMSLEHASEGRRGFLASFTTLGSSSGTLLTLLVFIPIAAMPSEQLLTWGWRLPFWASAVVVVAAYLIRRHIQEPPEFVKVQAAKVNVAPLRHLLRFHWRAVLRIVFCALIAGTSYMMQTFSVAFGTAGYKLDKPTMLLTTTVSAVIALGITPLAGFLVDKIGRKTMFLIATGGAGITMVPYLWSITTGNWSLIFLFGIINYSLFYSMVNASWPSFFAEMFPGRLRVSGLALGTQIGFAISGVIGPVLSTALAGPDLKDWVGPSMVALGFMVLAGISALTAKETKKYTLKELDEVQQSERETAVLTAATVSPGTAVRGLAG; encoded by the coding sequence ATGACTGAAACCTTACTTCCGAAGAAGACCCCGGTCAGGGCCGCAGTCGCGGCCTGGATCGGCACGACGCTGGAGTACTACGACTTCGCCGTGTACGGCACCTCGTCCGCGTTGATTCTGAACGTCCTCTTCTTCTCGCCCGAGCTGCCCCAGGGCATCAGCGTACTGCTCGCCATGATCACCTTCGCGGTCGGCTACGCGGTACGCCCGCTCGGCTCCCTCATCCTGGGGCCGCTGGGTGACCGCCGCGGCCGCAAGTTCGTCATGATGATCACACTGTTCGGCATCGGCGGCTGTACCTTCCTGATCGGGTGCCTGCCCACGTACGCCCAAATCGGCCCTCTTGCTCCGATCCTGCTCGTGCTGATCCGCGTCATCCAAGGACTGTGCCTTTCCGGCGAGCAGCCCAGTGCCATCACCATGAGCCTGGAGCATGCTTCCGAGGGTCGACGCGGGTTCCTTGCGAGCTTCACCACGTTGGGATCCTCCTCCGGCACGCTGCTCACACTGCTGGTCTTCATCCCGATCGCCGCTATGCCCTCGGAGCAGTTGCTGACATGGGGTTGGCGGCTTCCGTTCTGGGCCTCCGCCGTCGTGGTCGTCGCTGCATACCTGATCCGCCGTCACATCCAGGAGCCACCCGAGTTCGTAAAGGTCCAGGCCGCCAAGGTGAACGTCGCCCCCCTCAGGCACCTTCTGCGCTTCCACTGGCGCGCGGTGCTGCGGATCGTATTCTGTGCGCTCATCGCGGGCACAAGCTACATGATGCAAACCTTCTCCGTGGCATTCGGGACCGCCGGATACAAGCTGGATAAGCCGACCATGCTCCTGACGACCACAGTCTCGGCAGTGATCGCCCTCGGAATCACGCCCCTGGCAGGATTCCTTGTGGACAAGATCGGCCGCAAAACGATGTTCCTCATCGCAACGGGCGGCGCAGGAATCACAATGGTGCCATACCTGTGGTCAATCACGACCGGCAACTGGTCGCTGATCTTCCTGTTTGGCATCATCAACTACTCCCTCTTCTACTCAATGGTGAACGCGTCCTGGCCCTCGTTCTTCGCAGAGATGTTCCCCGGCCGACTGCGCGTCTCCGGACTCGCCCTGGGCACCCAGATCGGCTTCGCCATCTCGGGCGTCATCGGCCCCGTTCTCTCAACAGCACTCGCTGGCCCCGATCTGAAAGATTGGGTCGGCCCGTCCATGGTCGCGCTCGGGTTCATGGTCCTGGCAGGAATCTCAGCCCTCACCGCCAAGGAAACCAAAAAGTACACCCTCAAGGAACTCGACGAGGTGCAGCAGAGCGAGCGGGAGACGGCCGTCCTCACGGCCGCGACCGTGTCCCCGGGCACGGCTGTGCGCGGTCTCGCTGGTTAG
- a CDS encoding amylo-alpha-1,6-glucosidase gives MAGWNADTAAGPLGAGSVTLVEGSSFCISSSNGDIQADRPHGLFVADVRILSTWRLTVDGQGLEPLTAETKEPFRAAFVARIPRSDGYADSPLIVERLREVGAGLQEQLTVHNYSQEPAECLIVLETGADYADLFEVKEARVRRRWEETREADDGMLTIRGSWQDVRKGTSIHVPGADISGNTVQYRVSVPAHGQWSTVLTVLPTNDGAHAPAFAHSEGDSLSPRDRRRREWVAKIPELQVANRSVERTLRRSYDDLGALRIEDPDHPERVVVAAGAPWFMTLFGRDSLWASVMAMPVDPSLALGTLQTLADRQGTVVDPMTEEEPGKILHEVRLDVSSGLSLGGKSNYYGSVDATPLFLMVLGAVSRWGFAADTIKALLPHADRALDWIVNYGDKDGDGFVEYQRLNDQGLINQGWKDSWDGINFADGTLAEPPIALCEVQAYVYVAYLSRAWLAYEAGDRALGNDLTDRAARLKKQFNEQFWIPERGYYAIALDGRKRQVDACASNMGHCLLQGLIDEDKAPQVAAHLMSPEMFSGWGVRTLASNMGAYNPASYHNGSVWPHDNAIITAGLLRYGFVAEAQKIATGMMDAAEFSDGRLPELFCGFSRDHLATPVPYPTACSPQAWAATAPIQIVSSLMRYDPVVSAGGVWLDPVLPQSFGDLHISNAPLGNGRITIDIAGSVPSIQGLPPEMALHRGHRPWMSELVEEAVRRRGNSRPT, from the coding sequence ATGGCGGGGTGGAATGCGGATACGGCGGCCGGTCCACTAGGGGCTGGCTCTGTGACGTTGGTCGAGGGCTCATCCTTCTGTATTTCGTCGTCCAACGGGGATATTCAGGCCGACCGTCCGCACGGCCTCTTCGTGGCCGACGTCAGGATCCTTTCAACCTGGCGGCTCACAGTGGATGGACAGGGGCTTGAACCACTCACAGCGGAGACAAAGGAGCCGTTCCGTGCCGCATTTGTTGCAAGGATCCCCCGGTCCGATGGCTACGCGGACAGCCCACTTATCGTGGAACGGCTGCGGGAAGTCGGGGCCGGCCTCCAGGAGCAGCTCACCGTCCACAACTACTCCCAGGAGCCGGCTGAGTGCCTCATCGTTCTGGAAACGGGGGCCGACTACGCGGACCTCTTCGAGGTGAAGGAGGCACGTGTCCGGCGACGGTGGGAGGAAACACGAGAAGCCGACGACGGGATGCTCACCATTCGAGGCAGTTGGCAGGACGTCCGCAAAGGCACTTCTATCCATGTACCTGGTGCCGACATTTCCGGTAACACCGTCCAATATCGGGTGTCCGTCCCCGCTCATGGGCAATGGAGCACAGTCCTGACCGTTCTGCCCACCAACGATGGAGCCCACGCACCGGCTTTCGCCCATTCCGAGGGGGATAGCCTGTCCCCCCGAGACCGTCGCCGCCGGGAGTGGGTTGCGAAGATTCCCGAACTGCAGGTAGCCAACCGCTCCGTGGAACGGACCCTGCGCCGCAGTTACGACGACCTGGGCGCTCTTCGGATCGAGGACCCCGACCATCCGGAGCGCGTCGTCGTCGCCGCCGGTGCGCCCTGGTTCATGACCCTGTTCGGAAGGGACTCCTTGTGGGCTTCGGTGATGGCGATGCCGGTGGACCCCTCGCTCGCCTTGGGCACACTCCAGACCCTCGCCGACCGCCAGGGCACCGTGGTGGACCCCATGACGGAAGAGGAACCGGGCAAGATCCTCCACGAGGTCCGGCTTGACGTCTCCAGCGGCCTGTCCCTGGGCGGCAAGTCGAACTACTACGGCAGCGTGGATGCCACTCCCCTGTTCCTGATGGTGCTTGGGGCGGTGAGCCGTTGGGGATTCGCCGCGGACACCATCAAGGCCCTGCTGCCCCACGCCGACCGCGCACTGGACTGGATTGTGAACTACGGCGACAAGGACGGCGACGGCTTCGTCGAGTACCAACGGCTCAACGACCAGGGGCTGATCAATCAAGGCTGGAAAGACTCCTGGGACGGCATCAACTTTGCCGACGGCACCCTGGCCGAGCCACCAATCGCGCTCTGCGAGGTACAGGCCTACGTCTACGTCGCCTACCTGTCACGGGCATGGCTGGCCTACGAGGCCGGTGACAGGGCATTGGGCAACGACCTCACCGATCGCGCTGCCCGGCTGAAGAAGCAGTTCAACGAACAATTCTGGATCCCGGAGCGCGGGTACTACGCCATCGCGCTCGACGGCAGGAAACGGCAGGTTGATGCCTGTGCCTCGAACATGGGGCACTGCCTGCTTCAAGGTCTGATCGACGAAGACAAAGCCCCGCAAGTCGCCGCGCACCTGATGTCACCGGAAATGTTCAGCGGCTGGGGCGTACGCACCCTGGCCAGCAACATGGGCGCCTACAACCCGGCCAGCTACCACAACGGGTCCGTCTGGCCCCACGACAACGCCATCATCACGGCCGGGCTCCTCCGGTACGGCTTCGTCGCCGAAGCGCAGAAAATCGCCACCGGGATGATGGACGCGGCAGAGTTCTCCGACGGCCGCCTCCCGGAACTGTTCTGCGGCTTCAGCCGGGACCACCTCGCCACTCCCGTTCCGTACCCCACCGCCTGCTCGCCTCAGGCGTGGGCAGCCACCGCACCCATCCAGATCGTGTCCAGCCTGATGCGCTACGACCCGGTCGTGTCTGCCGGCGGCGTGTGGCTCGATCCCGTCCTCCCCCAGTCCTTCGGGGACCTGCACATCTCCAACGCCCCGCTTGGCAATGGCCGCATCACCATCGACATCGCCGGCTCCGTCCCGTCCATCCAAGGACTACCCCCGGAGATGGCCCTTCACCGGGGACACCGACCGTGGATGTCCGAACTGGTTGAGGAAGCGGTCCGGCGTCGTGGAAATAGTCGCCCCACGTAA
- a CDS encoding aspartate transaminase — MPEFVPASRVTRIKSSPSVAAAARVRELKAEGRRILDLTVGEPDFDTLQHIKDAAIAAIGRGETKYTSVTGTPELQKAILQTLQRKTGLQYTPGEITIGGGGKQVIFTAFMATLNQGDEVVIPAPYWVSYPDMVLANEGTPVVVSCGEDTGFKLTPGALAGALTERTKWVILNTPSNPTGAVYSREELAGLAAVLKDHPAVYVLTDEIYDEIHFGEEPITSLVAVAPELKDRVLVTNGVSKAYAMTGWRLGYAGGPGPLVAAINKLQSQMSSCPSSISQAAAAAALIGDQAFVHESVDVYRERRDAAITGLNAVKGLQCATPDGAFYAYVNCAGVIGKTTPDGRQITNDEDFTLYLLEAASVAVIQGSAYGLSPYFRISYATGLPVIEESIAAIEKAVTALA; from the coding sequence ATGCCTGAGTTCGTGCCCGCATCACGCGTTACCCGTATCAAATCCTCACCCAGCGTCGCCGCGGCAGCCCGCGTGCGGGAGCTCAAGGCCGAGGGGCGCCGGATCCTGGACCTGACGGTCGGCGAGCCGGATTTTGATACACTACAGCACATCAAGGACGCTGCCATCGCAGCCATAGGCCGGGGTGAAACCAAATACACGTCGGTGACCGGGACGCCCGAATTGCAAAAGGCCATCCTGCAGACGCTGCAGCGTAAAACCGGCCTGCAGTACACGCCGGGTGAGATCACCATCGGCGGAGGCGGCAAGCAGGTCATCTTCACCGCATTCATGGCAACACTGAACCAGGGCGACGAGGTTGTCATCCCCGCACCGTACTGGGTCTCCTACCCGGACATGGTGCTCGCCAACGAAGGAACCCCCGTCGTTGTCTCCTGCGGCGAGGATACTGGCTTCAAACTCACCCCTGGCGCCCTGGCTGGGGCACTGACGGAGCGCACCAAGTGGGTCATCCTCAACACCCCCTCCAACCCCACAGGAGCGGTGTACTCCCGTGAGGAACTGGCCGGACTGGCCGCCGTCCTCAAGGACCATCCGGCCGTCTACGTCCTCACGGATGAAATCTACGACGAGATCCACTTCGGCGAAGAGCCCATCACCAGCCTGGTGGCCGTTGCCCCTGAGCTCAAGGACCGTGTGCTGGTTACGAATGGCGTCTCCAAGGCCTATGCCATGACGGGCTGGCGCTTGGGCTATGCCGGTGGGCCGGGGCCCCTGGTGGCTGCCATCAACAAGCTGCAGTCCCAGATGTCCTCCTGCCCGTCTTCCATCAGCCAGGCAGCTGCTGCCGCGGCACTTATCGGAGACCAGGCATTCGTCCACGAAAGCGTGGACGTGTACCGCGAACGGCGCGATGCGGCAATCACCGGGCTGAACGCCGTCAAGGGCCTGCAATGCGCGACGCCGGATGGCGCCTTTTACGCCTACGTCAACTGCGCCGGGGTCATCGGCAAGACGACGCCCGACGGTAGGCAGATCACCAACGACGAGGACTTCACGCTGTACCTGCTTGAAGCAGCGTCTGTTGCCGTCATCCAGGGTTCGGCCTATGGACTGAGCCCTTACTTCCGGATCTCCTACGCCACCGGGCTGCCGGTGATCGAGGAATCCATTGCCGCCATCGAAAAGGCCGTCACGGCGCTGGCCTGA
- a CDS encoding 4-carboxy-4-hydroxy-2-oxoadipate aldolase/oxaloacetate decarboxylase — protein sequence MIHVKTKFDRPSEDAIQRLSKFSSATVHEAQGRKGALSSRIKPIDRSMSFCGPAVTVVCAPRDNLMLQVAIHYAQKGDVVLVSAGEYEEAGTFGDVLGNAMKAKGLAGMVTDSGVRDTKDLIELGLPVFSGNVCIKGTVKETIGPINHPLVFGDEIVYPGDVLLGDADGVVVVRKDEIEEVIKLSQARVDAEDDLIRRYKDGGTTIELCKLTDVLKAKGLLVEDAELQPAM from the coding sequence ATGATCCACGTCAAAACGAAATTCGACCGGCCCTCGGAGGACGCCATTCAGCGCCTTTCCAAGTTCTCCTCCGCCACAGTGCATGAAGCACAGGGCCGCAAGGGCGCCTTGAGCTCCAGGATTAAGCCCATCGACCGCAGCATGTCCTTCTGCGGACCCGCCGTCACCGTGGTTTGTGCACCACGGGACAACCTGATGCTCCAAGTGGCCATCCACTACGCCCAGAAGGGCGACGTTGTCCTGGTCTCCGCCGGTGAGTACGAGGAAGCCGGGACGTTCGGCGACGTGCTGGGCAACGCCATGAAGGCGAAAGGCCTGGCGGGTATGGTCACGGATTCAGGTGTCCGCGACACCAAGGACCTGATCGAACTCGGCCTGCCCGTGTTCTCCGGCAACGTCTGCATCAAGGGGACCGTCAAGGAAACCATTGGCCCCATCAACCATCCCCTGGTGTTCGGTGACGAGATTGTCTACCCGGGCGATGTCCTGCTGGGCGACGCCGACGGCGTCGTGGTTGTCCGCAAGGACGAGATTGAGGAAGTCATCAAGCTGTCCCAAGCACGCGTCGACGCGGAGGACGACCTCATCCGCCGTTACAAGGACGGCGGCACTACCATCGAGCTGTGCAAGCTCACCGATGTGCTGAAGGCCAAGGGCCTGCTGGTCGAGGATGCTGAACTGCAGCCTGCGATGTAG
- the nac gene encoding nitrogen assimilation transcriptional regulator NAC, which produces MDTRKLAYFVKIVDSGSITKAAAALHVAQPALSQQVSALETELKQRLLIRSKQGVEPTAAGHTLYRHAQTILRLVEQARIDVAASGAAPSGRVSIAIAPYSMASSLTPRIISEVGRRYPDIVLHVTEIYGGVLSEAIKNGRLDMALIYEPGPIRGVQFTTLIVEDLYLIVNARRELPVAADAESITLGEVATLGLFLPEQNHTLRQVVQAGIENKGMKLKLVGEVESVPSLTRLLRTDLGATILPKSAADALFHEEDFRVLRIVEPALQCKIALCTPDHEPLSEAGSAVLLVLKEMLQEMLRSKYPPIPGQ; this is translated from the coding sequence ATGGACACCCGGAAGCTGGCGTACTTCGTCAAGATTGTCGACTCAGGAAGCATCACCAAGGCGGCCGCCGCCCTCCACGTGGCCCAGCCGGCGCTGAGCCAGCAGGTGTCGGCCCTGGAAACGGAACTGAAGCAGCGGCTCCTGATCCGGAGCAAGCAGGGCGTGGAGCCCACGGCGGCCGGCCATACCCTGTACCGGCACGCGCAGACTATCTTGCGGCTGGTAGAGCAGGCCAGAATCGACGTTGCAGCCTCCGGTGCTGCCCCCTCGGGCCGCGTCTCCATTGCCATTGCGCCATATAGCATGGCGTCCAGCCTTACCCCGCGGATCATCAGCGAGGTGGGCCGGCGCTACCCGGACATCGTCCTCCACGTCACCGAAATCTATGGCGGCGTGCTCAGCGAGGCCATCAAGAACGGGCGCCTGGACATGGCGCTCATCTACGAGCCCGGACCCATCCGTGGGGTGCAGTTCACCACTTTGATCGTGGAGGACCTGTACCTGATCGTGAATGCCCGCCGGGAACTTCCGGTAGCGGCGGACGCTGAATCCATCACCCTTGGGGAGGTGGCAACTCTGGGCCTGTTTCTGCCGGAACAGAACCACACGCTGCGGCAGGTGGTGCAGGCAGGCATCGAAAACAAGGGCATGAAACTGAAGCTGGTAGGCGAAGTGGAATCGGTCCCCTCCCTCACCCGGCTGCTGCGCACGGACCTTGGGGCAACCATCCTGCCGAAGTCGGCCGCGGATGCCCTGTTCCACGAGGAGGACTTCCGGGTCCTGCGGATCGTCGAACCCGCCCTGCAGTGCAAAATCGCACTGTGCACCCCCGACCATGAACCCCTGTCCGAAGCCGGTTCAGCGGTCCTGCTGGTACTGAAGGAAATGCTCCAGGAAATGCTCCGCAGCAAATACCCGCCCATTCCCGGTCAGTGA
- a CDS encoding LamB/YcsF family protein, with protein MPTVDLVADLGEGFGAYSIGDDKALLEIVSSANIACGFHAGDPDIMDATVAECIRRGVSIGAHPSFPDLRGFGRRAMDLTADEVRTDVIYQLGALSAFAAYHGGSVSHLAPHGRLGNLVATRADYAGAVADAAVRVDPALIILAQDGELATAAAHRGLRVAIVGIADRAYQDDGTLVPRSQPGAVIHDPSVVVERTVRMVCEGLIETASGRDIAIQADTVLLHGDNPGAVDLARLIHRELIAAGVTIAPLAEVLDAKQKVS; from the coding sequence ATGCCCACAGTCGATCTCGTAGCGGATCTTGGTGAAGGTTTTGGCGCCTACTCGATTGGCGATGACAAAGCCCTGCTGGAGATCGTGTCCAGCGCCAACATCGCCTGCGGCTTCCACGCAGGGGATCCGGACATCATGGATGCCACTGTGGCCGAATGTATCCGAAGAGGAGTCAGCATCGGTGCGCATCCCAGCTTCCCGGACCTCCGCGGCTTCGGCCGCCGGGCCATGGACCTGACAGCTGACGAAGTCCGCACCGACGTCATCTACCAGCTGGGAGCCCTGTCAGCGTTTGCCGCCTACCATGGCGGTTCCGTCTCCCACCTCGCCCCGCATGGCCGCCTGGGCAACCTGGTGGCAACACGCGCCGATTATGCGGGAGCCGTAGCGGATGCCGCCGTGCGCGTGGATCCCGCCCTGATCATCTTGGCGCAGGACGGTGAACTCGCCACCGCTGCGGCGCATCGCGGCCTGCGGGTGGCCATCGTCGGCATCGCGGACCGCGCCTACCAGGATGACGGCACACTGGTGCCGCGCAGCCAGCCCGGCGCCGTGATCCACGACCCCTCCGTCGTCGTCGAGCGCACCGTCCGGATGGTCTGTGAAGGACTGATCGAGACTGCCTCCGGCAGGGACATCGCCATCCAGGCAGACACGGTGCTGCTGCATGGTGACAACCCTGGCGCCGTCGACCTGGCCCGCCTGATCCACCGCGAACTCATTGCCGCGGGCGTCACCATCGCCCCGTTGGCAGAGGTGCTCGACGCAAAGCAGAAGGTTTCCTGA
- a CDS encoding 5-oxoprolinase subunit B family protein, with protein MAATTTPTALDIFESGDAALRVVARSGDAEANWATVHSLAGWLATAGVDGIYGAVPTYDSVLVEFDPYVTSARQVRAFVLLGMRQLDFTGPAMREPRRFEVPVVYGGEYGPDLERVADHQGLDVEDVIARHTAKTYVIRCLGAPAGSPMMDGPDFPVPVPRLKDPRLSVPAGAVSVAGRQAVIAPAVAPGGWCVIGRTPLTVLDAAREPLVPYVPGDELRFYRIPAGDFENFTGKFLEARP; from the coding sequence ATGGCCGCAACGACAACGCCAACAGCGCTGGATATTTTCGAATCCGGAGACGCCGCCCTGCGGGTGGTGGCACGGTCCGGTGATGCGGAAGCGAACTGGGCCACTGTCCACTCCCTGGCTGGCTGGCTGGCCACGGCCGGCGTCGACGGCATTTACGGCGCCGTTCCCACCTACGACTCGGTCCTGGTGGAATTCGACCCCTACGTCACCTCAGCGCGGCAGGTCCGGGCGTTCGTCCTCCTGGGAATGCGCCAGCTGGACTTCACCGGCCCCGCTATGCGGGAACCGCGCCGCTTCGAGGTTCCCGTGGTTTACGGCGGGGAATACGGGCCCGACCTGGAACGCGTGGCGGACCACCAGGGCCTGGACGTTGAGGACGTGATTGCCAGGCACACCGCAAAGACCTACGTCATCCGTTGCCTCGGGGCGCCGGCAGGTTCTCCGATGATGGATGGGCCGGACTTCCCGGTCCCGGTGCCGCGTCTCAAGGACCCGCGGCTGTCCGTTCCCGCGGGCGCGGTGTCAGTTGCCGGACGCCAGGCAGTGATCGCGCCCGCAGTGGCTCCGGGTGGCTGGTGCGTCATCGGGCGGACCCCTTTAACAGTCCTGGACGCGGCACGCGAACCTCTGGTGCCCTATGTTCCGGGTGACGAACTGCGCTTCTATAGGATCCCTGCAGGGGACTTCGAAAACTTCACGGGGAAGTTCCTGGAGGCCCGGCCATGA
- a CDS encoding biotin-dependent carboxyltransferase family protein: MTGSLIILQPGHSVVTDLGRTKGPAFGLPVNGALDQFSAKAANILAGNEDNDPLLELTALDFRMRATTDLLIAVTGAPMDLTVGGRDCPQWEPVSVRAGEVVAVRGIRTGLRAYIAVHGSFTVPSLLGSCAPDTVVGFGLKLVEGFRLETRKTTAPITQPHFGLPLFRLGLTEPAFTTNPVVDVTDGPDVAEFGETAGLLFSTQYTVSPRSNHIGLRLGGALPERQLTSEVLSRGVPVGAIEIPSREELLVLHRGRGVTAGYPVLAVVTSRSLDVLAQARPGHTVTFRKTTVAEATAMHRTACLELDRLRNTINTVFGLLGIGAGQRWHELSPASGA, from the coding sequence ATGACCGGCTCGCTGATTATCCTGCAGCCTGGCCACTCCGTGGTCACCGACCTCGGCCGGACTAAAGGCCCGGCGTTCGGACTGCCCGTTAACGGGGCCCTGGACCAATTCTCGGCCAAGGCCGCGAACATCCTTGCCGGCAACGAAGACAACGACCCCCTGCTGGAACTCACTGCCCTGGACTTCCGGATGCGCGCCACCACCGACCTGCTGATCGCCGTCACCGGAGCGCCCATGGACCTCACGGTGGGTGGACGCGACTGCCCCCAGTGGGAACCGGTATCCGTCCGGGCCGGCGAAGTCGTGGCCGTACGGGGAATCCGGACCGGACTGCGCGCCTACATCGCCGTCCACGGATCCTTCACAGTCCCCAGCCTGCTCGGCAGCTGCGCCCCGGACACTGTGGTGGGCTTCGGGTTGAAGCTCGTGGAGGGCTTCCGCCTGGAAACCCGGAAGACCACAGCGCCCATCACCCAGCCGCACTTTGGCCTGCCGCTGTTCCGGCTGGGCCTCACCGAACCCGCCTTCACTACCAACCCGGTCGTCGACGTCACCGACGGGCCGGACGTAGCGGAATTCGGGGAAACGGCAGGCCTGCTGTTCAGCACGCAGTACACCGTGAGCCCCCGCAGCAACCACATCGGGCTCCGGCTCGGTGGTGCCCTGCCCGAACGCCAGCTCACGTCCGAAGTGCTCTCCCGCGGTGTCCCGGTCGGGGCCATCGAGATCCCGTCCCGGGAGGAGTTGCTGGTCCTGCACCGGGGACGCGGCGTGACGGCGGGCTATCCGGTCCTGGCGGTGGTCACGAGCCGCTCACTGGACGTCCTGGCGCAAGCCAGGCCTGGACACACCGTCACCTTCAGAAAGACAACCGTGGCTGAAGCAACAGCCATGCACCGGACAGCCTGCCTTGAACTGGACAGGCTCCGGAACACAATCAACACTGTCTTCGGACTCCTCGGCATCGGCGCCGGCCAGCGCTGGCATGAACTCAGCCCAGCGTCAGGAGCCTGA
- a CDS encoding SDR family oxidoreductase, whose product MPFSDYTTALVTGASTGMGAAIAERLAKRGLTVHAVARNEERLAELADRTGVVPHVVDLTDTAALAAVVNDLKVDVLVNCAGVSRPGNILDSSEQDIDELIDVNLRGLLQLTRLVLPGMVERDLGHVVNISSIAGIYNFYGHTVYHATKAAVHQISRQLRNDTVGKRIRVTEICPGRVETEIFGRNMGGSPEAMEEAWQTYYEGYESLTTDDIVNALDYAIETPRHVNVGMLELMPTFQVPGGLTFDRRGDSD is encoded by the coding sequence ATGCCTTTTTCCGACTACACCACCGCCCTCGTCACCGGTGCATCCACCGGCATGGGCGCCGCCATCGCCGAGCGGCTGGCCAAACGCGGCCTCACCGTCCACGCGGTGGCCCGCAATGAGGAACGCCTCGCTGAACTGGCGGACCGTACGGGAGTAGTCCCGCACGTGGTGGACCTGACCGACACCGCCGCCCTGGCCGCCGTCGTCAATGACCTGAAAGTGGACGTCCTGGTCAACTGCGCGGGCGTCTCCCGGCCGGGCAACATCCTGGATTCCTCCGAGCAGGACATCGACGAACTTATCGACGTGAACCTCCGCGGTCTGCTGCAGCTCACCCGGCTGGTCCTGCCCGGCATGGTGGAACGGGACCTCGGCCACGTGGTCAACATCAGTTCCATCGCCGGTATCTACAACTTCTACGGCCACACCGTCTACCACGCGACCAAGGCCGCCGTGCACCAAATTTCCCGGCAGCTCCGCAACGACACGGTGGGCAAGCGGATCCGTGTCACCGAAATCTGCCCCGGACGCGTGGAAACTGAGATCTTTGGCCGCAACATGGGCGGCAGCCCCGAGGCCATGGAAGAAGCCTGGCAAACGTACTACGAGGGCTACGAGTCGCTGACCACCGACGACATCGTCAACGCCCTGGACTACGCCATCGAAACCCCGCGCCACGTCAACGTTGGCATGCTGGAACTCATGCCTACCTTCCAGGTCCCCGGCGGCCTCACCTTCGACCGTCGCGGGGACTCCGACTAA